A single genomic interval of Aedes aegypti strain LVP_AGWG chromosome 1, AaegL5.0 Primary Assembly, whole genome shotgun sequence harbors:
- the LOC5567069 gene encoding LMBR1 domain-containing protein 2 homolog, with translation MAYLLVFSICLALLLASISLYRYGCIQRQHPVVTFSVLTAWSFSFLIVFTIPLDVTSTVYRNCILEHNETSKNIPPGSANSSCQRPWGMVEEEVFPNLWRIIYWSSQFLTWLIMPLMQSYLKAGDFTIKGKLKSALVDNAIYYGSYLFICGILLIYLALQPGISLDWQKLKAIASSASNTWGLFLLVLLLGYALVEVPRGLWNNSKPGFTLQYAYFKLSKLSSEKAEAEEHVDDVLESLQSASRAVPSRHELRPALETIIRKVPTELMERARRISRDDGSPVAVPSEKALVRLHRQVIKSLQTLQRTEALWNVQVNKVLHLEDVAKNAVSLDHRFKTEFPKHRAGFARATYSPTLEWYWECVVKAPFLKALAVITAFLSFVVVWSELTFFNREPVLSIFANVLEIAKRNYDFVTIEIFSMMTLCYLCYCAYSTVFRIKFLNLYYLAAHHQTNEYSLIFSGMLLCRLTPPMCLNFLGMIHMDSHIIKQRILETHYTQIMGHMDVLGIISDGFNIYFPMVMLAFCLATWFSLGSRALNALGFQQFMLNETIATELVQEGKDLIVREKRKRQRAEDAIARRRDNILSNLGRDSAGGSNGNNGNGNGGGVGNILSKYKSRNLDSVANSVGPNDDLVRHGDHLDYSTNGSRGGDFSRSLSDEINERFGVSTNVTVGFKGYNDFGEDDDGRGGRGSSSGGGAPRGFFDDV, from the coding sequence ACCGTTTATCGTAACTGCATTCTGGAGCACAATGAAACATCCAAAAATATACCACCCGGCAGCGCCAATAGTTCGTGCCAGCGTCCCTGGGGAATGGTCGAAGAGGAGGTCTTTCCGAATCTATGGCGAATAATTTACTGGTCTTCGCAGTTTCTCACCTGGTTGATAATGCCCCTGATGCAGTCCTACCTGAAGGCCGGGGATTTTACCATCAAAGGCAAACTCAAGTCCGCTCTGGTGGACAATGCCATATACTACGGCTCGTACCTGTTTATCTGCGGAATTTTGCTGATTTATTTGGCGCTGCAGCCTGGAATCTCTTTGGATTGGCAAAAACTGAAAGCCATTGCGTCGTCAGCTTCAAACACATGGGGTTTGTTCCTTTTAGTGCTGCTGCTTGGCTATGCACTGGTTGAGGTCCCTCGAGGACTATGGAATAACTCAAAACCAGGGTTTACCTTGCAATACGCTTATTTCAAGTTGTCGAAGTTAAGTTCTGAAAAGGCAGAAGCTGAAGAGCACGTGGATGACGTGCTGGAAAGTTTGCAGTCGGCTAGCCGAGCTGTTCCTTCAAGGCACGAACTCCGACCAGCATTGGAAACCATCATCCGAAAGGTACCGACCGAGTTGATGGAACGTGCTCGTCGAATCAGCCGAGATGATGGATCTCCTGTTGCTGTTCCATCGGAAAAAGCCTTGGTAAGGCTGCATCGTCAGGTGATCAAGTCCCTGCAGACGCTCCAGAGAACGGAAGCCCTTTGGAATGTACAGGTGAACAAGGTCCTTCATTTGGAGGATGTCGCCAAGAATGCCGTTTCATTGGACCATCGTTTCAAAACTGAATTCCCGAAACATCGAGCAGGATTTGCACGCGCTACGTACAGTCCTACCCTGGAGTGGTACTGGGAATGTGTCGTTAAGGCTCCTTTCCTGAAAGCACTCGCCGTGATCACCGCTTTCCTGTCGTTTGTTGTCGTGTGGAGCGAACTGACGTTCTTCAACCGTGAACCCGTTCTTTCAATTTTTGCGAATGTCTTGGAGATAGCGAAACGAAACTACGATTTTGTGaccattgaaattttctccatgaTGACCTTGTGCTATCTTTGCTATTGCGCCTATTCAACGGTTTTCCGGATCAAGTTCTTAAACTTGTACTATCTGGCTGCTCATCATCAAACGAACGAGTACAGTTTGATATTCAGTGGAATGTTACTCTGTCGATTGACGCCGCCGATGTGTTTGAACTTCCTCGGTATGATTCACATGGACTCCCACATCATCAAGCAACGCATCCTGGAGACGCACTATACTCAGATAATGGGTCATATGGATGTGTTGGGAATCATCTCCGATGGGTTCAACATCTACTTCCCAATGGTAATGTTGGCCTTTTGTCTGGCCACATGGTTTTCTTTGGGAAGCCGAGCCCTGAATGCCCTGGGATTCCAACAGTTTATGCTGAACGAAACAATTGCTACGGAGTTGGTGCAGGAAGGCAAGGATTTGATTGTACGTGAGAAACGCAAACGCCAGAGAGCGGAAGATGCGATTGCGCGACGCCGTGATAACATTTTGAGCAATCTCGGAAGGGATTCCGCCGGGGGAAGTAACGGAAACAATGGCAATGGTAACGGTGGAGGAGTAGGCAATATTCTGTCAAAGTATAAATCACGAAACCTAGACTCGGTGGCCAATTCAGTTGGACCGAATGACGATCTGGTGCGGCATGGTGATCATTTGGATTACAGTACGAATGGAAGCCGAGGAGGGGATTTTTCACGTTCGCTGTCGGACGAAATCAACGAAAGATTCGGTGTGAGTACGAATGTTACGGTGGGTTTCAAGGGATATAACGACTTTGGAGAAGACGACGATGGTCGAGGAGGAAGAGGTAGCAGTAGTGGCGGAGGAGCTCCCCGAGGATTCTTCGACGATGTGTAG
- the LOC5567068 gene encoding V-type proton ATPase subunit B — translation MSVNRTISAHQAAKEHVLAVSRDFISQPRLTYKTVSGVNGPLVILDEVKFPKFAEIVQLRLNDGTVRSGQVLEVSGSKAVVQVFEGTSGIDAKNTVCEFTGDILRTPVSEDMLGRVFNGSGKPIDKGPPILAEDFLDIQGQPINPWSRIYPEEMIQTGISAIDVMNSIARGQKIPIFSAAGLPHNEIAAQICRQAGLVKHTGKSVLDEHEDNFAIVFAAMGVNMETARFFKQDFEENGSMENVCLFLNLANDPTIERIITPRLALTAAEFLAYQCEKHVLVILTDMSSYAEALREVSAAREEVPGRRGFPGYMYTDLATIYERAGRVEGRNGSITQIPILTMPNDDITHPIPDLTGYITEGQIYVDRQLHNRQIYPPVNVLPSLSRLMKSAIGEGMTRKDHSDVSNQLYACYAIGKDVQAMKAVVGEEALTPDDLLYLEFLTKFEKNFISQGNYENRTVFESLDIGWQLLRIFPKEMLKRIPASILAEFYPRDSRH, via the exons ATGTCCGTCAATCGTACCATTTCGGCCCATCAGGCCGCCAAGGAACATGTCCTGGCCgtgtccagagatttcatctcgCAGCCACGACTGA CCTACAAGACCGTGTCCGGTGTGAACGGTCCGCTGGTTATCTTGGACGAGGTCAAGTTCCCCAAGTTTGCGGAAATTGTACAGCTCCGGCTGAACGATGGCACCGTCCGCTCCGGTCAGGTGCTGGAAGTCAGCGGTTCCAAGGCCGTCGTCCAGGTGTTCGAGGGTACCTCGGGTATCGACGCCAAGAACACGGTGTGCGAGTTCACCGGCGACATTCTGCGTACCCCCGTGTCCGAGGACATGTTGGGTCGTGTGTTCAACGGCTCCGGCAAGCCCATCGACAAGGGCCCGCCAATTCTGGCCGAGGACTTCTTGGATATTCAG GGTCAACCCATTAACCCATGGTCCCGTATCTATCCCGAAGAAATGATCCAAACCGGTATCTCGGCTATCGATGTGATGAACTCCATTGCTCGTGGTCAGAAGATTCCGATTTTCTCGGCTGCCGGTTTGCCTCACAATGAAATCGCTGCCCAGATTTGTCGTCAGGCCGGTCTGGTCAAGCACACCGGCAAGTCGGTGTTGGACGAGCACGAGGACAACTTTGCCATCGTGTTCGCCGCTATGGGTGTCAACATGGAAACTGCCCGTTTCTTCAAGCAGGATTTCGAAGAGAACGGTTCTATGGAGAACGTGTGTCTGTTCTTGAACTTGGCCAACGATCCGACCATCGAACGTATCATCACTCCGCGTCTGGCGCTGACGGCGGCTGAGTTCTTGGCCTACCAGTGCGAGAAGCACGTGTTGGTCATCTTGACCGATATGTCCTCGTATGCTGAAGCCTTGCGTGAGGTGTCGGCTGCCCGTGAAGAAGTGCCTGGACGTCGTGGTTTCCCAGGTTACATGTACACCGATTTGGCCACCATCTACGAACGTGCCGGACGTGTCGAAGGTCGTAACGGATCGATTACCCAGATCCCCATTTTGACTATGCCTAACGACGATATTACCCATCCAATTCCCGATTTGACTGGTTATATTACCGAAGGACAGATCTACGTCGATCGTCAGCTGCACAACAGACAGATCTATCCACCAGTGAACGTGTTGCCATCGCTGTCTCGTCTGATGAAGTCTGCCATCGGTGAGGGCATGACCCGTAAGGATCACTCCGATGTGTCCAACCAGTTGTACGCTTGTTACGCCATCGGTAAGGACGTACAGGCCATGAAGGCTGTCGTCGGTGAGGAAGCCCTCACTCCGGACGATCTGCTGTACCTGGAGTTCTTGACCAAGTTCGAGAAGAACTTCATCTCGCAGGGTAACTACGAGAACCGCACGGTTTTCGAATCGCTGGACATTGGCTGGCAGCTGCTGCGTATCTTCCCCAAGGAAATGCTCAAGCGTATCCCGGCCTCCATTTTGGCCGAATTCTACCCACGAGACTCGCGCCACTAA